One segment of Metallosphaera cuprina Ar-4 DNA contains the following:
- the cdvA gene encoding cell division protein CdvA, whose product MVVSFENLMKFIGQKVKDVYGREVGYLVHVYTEVDGEVTDIEVAFGNTFSTIDPFRVSLVNDSLVLLPDWKAESMKSIMQMEKIRKRQRALEELYAKQEIPKSSYDDMKRKLDSEMVKIREDYAKIKSKLKNRLNEVEDQIAHIEKAMIAVKMSYIAAELTESAYKGSMEVLRQAKESYVMEKDDIRKIMEKLDLSDKDSGIDIKGAGSITSGSDSVSKPDLSRAELPTPIPVRVLSTQ is encoded by the coding sequence ATGGTAGTATCGTTTGAAAATTTGATGAAATTTATAGGTCAGAAGGTTAAGGATGTGTATGGCAGAGAAGTCGGATATTTAGTCCACGTTTACACTGAAGTCGATGGGGAGGTAACAGACATCGAAGTAGCTTTTGGTAACACCTTCTCAACGATAGACCCGTTCAGAGTTTCTCTTGTAAACGATTCCTTGGTGTTGCTTCCTGATTGGAAGGCTGAATCTATGAAATCTATAATGCAAATGGAAAAAATAAGGAAAAGACAAAGAGCTTTAGAAGAGTTGTACGCAAAACAGGAGATTCCCAAATCTTCATATGATGACATGAAGAGAAAGCTAGACTCGGAAATGGTGAAGATAAGGGAAGATTACGCTAAGATAAAGAGTAAACTAAAGAACAGGTTGAATGAAGTTGAAGACCAGATAGCTCACATCGAGAAAGCAATGATAGCTGTAAAGATGAGTTATATAGCCGCAGAGCTCACCGAATCTGCTTACAAAGGGTCAATGGAGGTACTAAGGCAGGCTAAGGAAAGCTACGTTATGGAGAAAGACGACATCAGGAAAATCATGGAGAAATTAGATCTTAGCGATAAAGATAGTGGTATAGATATAAAAGGAGCAGGGTCCATAACAAGCGGATCTGACTCGGTATCTAAACCCGATCTGAGCAGGGCGGAATTACCAACACCAATACCTGTAAGAGTCTTAAGTACACAGTGA
- a CDS encoding N-glycosylase/DNA lyase, translating to MLRRVVKDAKLRAKVLERVEEFKLNRVAGESTWYRELVLCILTANSSFFSAFYALQNLGELIFTGTEDQISEALKRSGYRFPNLKAKYIVRSRSYYGRLKNEIGKVAEKDQFEARERIMEIDGIGMKEASHFLRNVGYLDLAIIDRHVLKFFSVFFSEMKMSSKRDYLEIEAIIKAIAASFGTKPGILDVYLWYLKTGKIAK from the coding sequence GTGCTAAGAAGAGTCGTAAAAGACGCAAAATTAAGAGCAAAGGTTCTAGAAAGAGTAGAAGAGTTTAAGCTCAACAGGGTGGCCGGAGAGAGTACTTGGTATAGAGAGTTGGTCCTTTGTATACTCACTGCTAACTCAAGCTTTTTCAGCGCATTTTACGCGCTTCAAAACCTCGGCGAACTCATCTTCACGGGTACAGAGGACCAAATATCTGAAGCCTTAAAGAGGAGCGGCTATCGATTCCCTAATCTTAAGGCTAAGTACATCGTGAGGAGCAGATCTTACTACGGTAGGCTGAAAAATGAAATAGGTAAGGTAGCGGAGAAAGATCAATTTGAGGCTAGAGAAAGGATTATGGAAATTGATGGGATAGGGATGAAGGAGGCCAGCCACTTTCTCAGAAACGTAGGATACTTAGATTTAGCCATAATTGATAGACACGTTTTGAAGTTCTTCTCAGTTTTCTTCTCAGAAATGAAGATGTCCTCAAAGAGGGATTACTTAGAAATAGAAGCTATAATTAAGGCCATTGCGGCGAGTTTCGGGACCAAACCAGGGATTTTAGATGTTTACTTATGGTATTTAAAAACCGGGAAAATAGCTAAATGA
- a CDS encoding NAD(P)/FAD-dependent oxidoreductase, translating into MLRVAIQGGGVGGSLLAYLLNRSGHDVTLYDIKDRYFKPCGDIVPNVYRPSFPWKVEYEIKNFAFYLDGERIYDVEYRSPKWLTINKSEWINSMRENIRQVVGNLKPNLKDYDLVLDSRGPYPLDREVVYTTRLIMKTEEFIPEAILEFNTKFTGFYWIFPAGENLLNVGAGFLEEKNSKDLLIDYVRSKFHKYETIDLRGAPISIGKVSRKEGRIGEARGLVFPLSGEGIRPSAISAEIAFSALNKGKDLESELKKNLSLIESRISIQSLFLNWYRNSAPYVRKIILKHFLKSEILIDAFLEDKLDMQGIKESLELIRSGRVSS; encoded by the coding sequence ATGTTAAGGGTAGCAATACAAGGCGGTGGAGTTGGAGGTTCGCTTTTGGCATACCTCCTAAATAGATCAGGTCATGACGTTACTCTCTACGACATCAAGGATAGATATTTCAAGCCTTGTGGTGACATAGTCCCAAACGTGTATAGACCTTCGTTTCCCTGGAAAGTAGAGTATGAGATCAAGAACTTTGCCTTTTATCTTGATGGAGAAAGGATTTATGACGTAGAATATAGATCTCCTAAGTGGCTTACGATAAACAAGAGCGAGTGGATAAACTCAATGAGGGAGAACATAAGGCAGGTCGTTGGAAATTTGAAACCTAATCTAAAAGACTACGACCTGGTCTTAGACTCTAGAGGGCCCTACCCTTTAGATAGGGAGGTAGTTTACACCACCAGGTTGATCATGAAAACCGAGGAGTTCATCCCGGAGGCAATCTTAGAGTTTAACACAAAGTTCACGGGGTTCTATTGGATTTTCCCTGCTGGGGAGAATTTACTCAATGTCGGAGCTGGATTTCTGGAGGAGAAGAATTCAAAGGACCTTTTGATTGATTACGTGAGAAGTAAATTCCATAAATACGAGACGATTGACCTAAGAGGAGCCCCCATATCTATAGGCAAGGTAAGCAGGAAAGAGGGGAGGATAGGGGAGGCTAGAGGGTTGGTGTTCCCACTAAGCGGCGAGGGAATAAGGCCCTCAGCCATATCAGCCGAAATAGCGTTTAGCGCATTAAACAAAGGTAAGGATCTAGAATCAGAGCTGAAGAAGAACTTGTCGTTAATAGAGTCAAGAATATCAATTCAATCACTTTTCCTCAACTGGTATAGGAACTCAGCACCATACGTAAGGAAGATTATACTAAAGCACTTTTTAAAGAGTGAAATACTAATTGATGCTTTCTTGGAAGATAAGTTAGATATGCAAGGCATTAAGGAATCGTTGGAGTTGATAAGGAGTGGTAGAGTTAGTTCTTGA
- the cdvC gene encoding cell division protein CdvC: MSAQVLLEDMARKYAIAAVRADKEGRTEDAITNYRKAIEVLTQIVTLYPDMVAKNAYEQMINEYKRRINALHQMVPEGAEDGSKSDEDVVMKEKPKVSLNEIVGLEDVKEALKEAVVYPSKRPDLFPLGWPRGILLYGPPGCGKTMIAAAVANELDSEFIHVDAASIMSKWLGEAEKNVARIFKTAREVSKKENKPAIIFIDELDALLASYTSEVGGEARVRNQFLKEMDGLADKNEISRVYVIGATNKPWRLDEPFLRRFQKRIYITLPDKAHRLELLKHYSSKVKLDPSVNLDELSDLTDGYTASDIRDIVQSAHMRVVKEMFEKGLQEPRSITMDDFREVLKVRKPSVNQDMLKAYAAWHEKFKAL; this comes from the coding sequence ATGAGCGCCCAAGTTTTGCTAGAGGATATGGCTAGAAAATACGCTATAGCAGCGGTTAGAGCGGACAAAGAGGGGAGAACTGAGGACGCCATCACAAACTACAGGAAAGCTATAGAGGTTTTAACTCAAATAGTTACGCTCTATCCGGATATGGTAGCTAAGAACGCATACGAACAGATGATAAACGAGTATAAGAGGAGGATAAACGCATTACATCAAATGGTACCGGAGGGAGCGGAGGACGGCAGTAAGAGCGATGAAGATGTAGTAATGAAGGAGAAACCGAAGGTGAGCCTGAATGAAATTGTTGGTTTAGAAGACGTAAAGGAGGCCCTTAAGGAGGCTGTCGTGTATCCCAGTAAGAGACCTGATCTGTTTCCTTTGGGTTGGCCTAGAGGCATTCTCCTTTATGGCCCTCCAGGATGCGGAAAGACGATGATAGCTGCTGCCGTAGCTAACGAGCTGGATTCCGAGTTCATTCATGTAGACGCAGCGTCTATAATGTCTAAGTGGCTTGGAGAGGCGGAGAAGAACGTTGCTAGGATATTTAAGACCGCTAGAGAAGTATCAAAGAAGGAGAATAAACCGGCCATCATCTTCATAGATGAGCTTGACGCTCTCTTAGCGTCCTATACCTCAGAAGTTGGTGGGGAGGCTAGAGTGAGAAATCAGTTCCTAAAGGAGATGGATGGATTAGCTGATAAAAACGAGATATCAAGGGTCTACGTCATAGGGGCTACCAATAAACCCTGGAGGTTAGACGAGCCTTTCCTCAGGAGGTTCCAGAAGAGGATCTACATAACGCTACCTGATAAGGCCCACAGATTGGAGCTACTAAAACATTACTCCTCAAAGGTCAAACTAGATCCGTCTGTTAATTTAGACGAGTTGTCTGACCTTACGGACGGTTACACCGCGAGCGATATCAGAGACATAGTTCAGTCCGCTCATATGAGGGTAGTAAAAGAAATGTTCGAAAAAGGACTTCAAGAACCTAGATCCATAACTATGGACGACTTTAGAGAAGTTCTGAAGGTGAGGAAACCCAGCGTGAATCAGGACATGTTAAAGGCCTACGCCGCTTGGCACGAGAAGTTCAAAGCTTTGTGA
- a CDS encoding DNA-directed RNA polymerase subunit K, protein MNEAKTQFSGINPLTETYVTSWRGRLTSYEKARIISARALQLAMGASPLIDTSKLPKGSSLEIAEEEFRSNILPISIRRRFPNGKVELLWITNVKSK, encoded by the coding sequence ATGAATGAAGCAAAGACTCAGTTTTCGGGTATCAATCCGTTGACCGAGACATACGTAACGAGTTGGAGGGGCAGGTTAACTTCTTACGAAAAGGCAAGAATAATTAGCGCGAGGGCTTTGCAGTTAGCAATGGGAGCTTCTCCACTTATAGACACATCTAAATTGCCTAAGGGTAGCTCTTTAGAGATAGCGGAGGAGGAGTTTAGGTCCAACATACTCCCAATAAGCATTAGGAGAAGGTTCCCGAATGGAAAAGTGGAATTATTATGGATAACAAACGTAAAGTCTAAATAA
- a CDS encoding NAD(P)-dependent oxidoreductase, translating into MTENIMNVSLNRESLRILITDPVDEYMVRTLKERGLKLSYQPDITREELLKVVEGYDILVVRSRTKVDKQVIEKGKNLKIIARAGIGVDNIDTDEAERRKIRVVYAPGASTDSAAELTIGLMISAARNMFTSMSLAKAGIYKKTQGVELSGKTIGIIGFGRIGYKVGVITKAMGMNVIAYDVVDVSKRVEGIGKAVTLDELVSESDVISIHVTVGKDAKPILTAREFEMMKRGVIIVNTSRAVAVDGKALLKYIKEGKITYATDVFWNEPPKEEWEVELLRHERVTVTTHIGAQTKEAQYRVAVITTENLLKAIQEL; encoded by the coding sequence ATGACAGAGAACATTATGAATGTTTCTCTAAATAGAGAAAGTTTAAGGATATTGATTACGGACCCCGTAGATGAGTACATGGTTAGAACTCTAAAGGAAAGAGGGCTTAAGCTAAGTTATCAACCGGACATAACGAGAGAGGAGCTGCTTAAAGTAGTTGAAGGATACGATATACTAGTAGTTAGAAGTAGAACCAAGGTAGATAAACAAGTAATAGAGAAGGGCAAGAACTTAAAGATAATAGCTAGAGCCGGAATAGGAGTTGACAACATAGATACAGATGAGGCTGAAAGGAGGAAGATAAGGGTAGTTTACGCACCTGGTGCTTCCACAGATTCCGCAGCAGAATTAACTATAGGTCTAATGATTTCCGCAGCAAGAAACATGTTCACCTCTATGAGTTTAGCCAAAGCAGGCATATACAAGAAGACCCAGGGAGTTGAGCTTAGCGGAAAGACTATCGGGATAATAGGATTTGGAAGGATAGGGTATAAAGTTGGGGTAATAACAAAGGCTATGGGAATGAACGTCATTGCGTACGACGTCGTAGACGTGTCCAAAAGGGTAGAGGGAATCGGTAAGGCTGTGACTCTGGACGAGTTGGTAAGCGAATCTGACGTGATAAGCATTCACGTTACTGTAGGAAAGGACGCCAAGCCTATACTAACTGCTAGAGAGTTTGAAATGATGAAGAGAGGCGTTATCATAGTTAATACAAGCAGAGCTGTAGCAGTAGATGGGAAAGCTCTTCTAAAGTACATAAAAGAAGGTAAGATAACTTACGCTACTGACGTATTCTGGAACGAGCCACCTAAAGAGGAGTGGGAGGTTGAGCTGCTAAGGCATGAGAGGGTTACGGTGACTACGCACATAGGTGCTCAAACTAAGGAGGCTCAGTATAGGGTAGCAGTAATCACCACTGAAAACCTGTTAAAAGCTATCCAGGAGTTGTAA
- a CDS encoding signal peptidase I encodes MKKSDIALIVLIVLIYIVFYSNIVSSASVEGVSMYPVFQNGALTFYQEPVNVGYHSVIIYKSPQLHTYVIHRVVRVDGNYYVTQGVDKISNPQPDNQIGLEPAPGIPQNYVVGQVIEVDGYIISIPYLGYLSILISSFISAFAR; translated from the coding sequence ATGAAGAAGAGTGACATCGCTCTAATCGTCCTTATAGTGCTAATATACATCGTGTTCTACTCTAATATCGTAAGTTCCGCGAGCGTAGAAGGAGTCTCTATGTATCCAGTGTTCCAAAACGGAGCTTTAACGTTCTATCAGGAACCCGTTAACGTTGGATATCATTCTGTTATAATTTATAAATCCCCTCAACTTCATACGTACGTAATTCACAGAGTGGTCCGCGTAGACGGTAACTATTACGTAACCCAAGGTGTAGATAAGATCTCAAACCCTCAGCCTGATAATCAGATAGGTCTAGAACCTGCTCCTGGCATACCACAGAACTATGTTGTAGGACAGGTGATTGAAGTTGACGGATACATAATTTCAATTCCTTACTTGGGTTACCTTTCTATATTAATATCTTCTTTCATATCGGCCTTTGCACGATAA
- a CDS encoding pyridoxal-phosphate-dependent aminotransferase family protein: MMLIPGPVNVPRSVAQNSSVVVNHRSEKFRNVVAELETLMKEAFSSSRVALLTGSGTLAVESMVFSLLSKNERVIVLTYGEFSERLLDSVRKRGASPSVYRKPFGQGFSTDEVKDIIESNKDATAIAFVHNETSTGIAFRKLKEVVKIAKDAGLKVLVDSVSGFAAYEIRVNEWGIDAVATGSQKALASVPGLGLVGLSEDGIKELQEDVPNYLNVKLHLNFQDKRETPFTPAVGVFFATLRAAELLRLEGIERRWRRHESCARYVRKIAQNAGFSLLGDESNFSNTVVAGVPPISPGSMIKELSRRGIEISGGMGELKDKIIRIGTLGMIDDRAVLRLRYALSDILKIDLTEQPPEECKLPESIIQEMDWDN; encoded by the coding sequence TTGATGTTAATTCCTGGACCAGTGAACGTTCCGAGAAGTGTGGCCCAAAACTCGAGTGTAGTTGTTAATCATAGGTCTGAGAAATTCAGAAATGTAGTAGCTGAACTGGAAACTTTAATGAAAGAGGCGTTTTCCTCATCTAGAGTCGCACTGTTGACAGGATCTGGGACTCTAGCCGTGGAGTCTATGGTTTTCTCTTTGCTCAGTAAAAATGAGAGAGTGATAGTTCTCACATATGGAGAGTTCAGCGAGAGGTTGCTAGATTCTGTAAGAAAAAGGGGTGCATCTCCATCAGTTTATAGGAAACCGTTTGGGCAAGGCTTTTCAACAGATGAGGTGAAGGACATCATTGAGAGCAATAAGGATGCGACAGCCATAGCGTTCGTTCATAACGAAACTAGCACTGGGATAGCTTTCAGAAAACTTAAGGAGGTTGTCAAAATAGCTAAGGATGCAGGACTTAAGGTTTTAGTCGACTCTGTGTCTGGATTCGCGGCCTATGAAATTAGGGTGAATGAGTGGGGTATAGACGCGGTTGCTACAGGAAGTCAAAAGGCTCTAGCTTCAGTTCCAGGATTAGGCTTGGTTGGATTATCTGAAGATGGCATAAAGGAATTACAAGAGGATGTTCCAAATTACCTGAACGTTAAGTTACACTTAAACTTTCAGGATAAGAGGGAGACCCCATTTACTCCTGCGGTAGGTGTATTCTTTGCAACTCTTAGGGCAGCAGAGCTCTTACGTTTAGAGGGTATAGAAAGAAGATGGAGAAGACACGAGAGCTGCGCTAGATATGTAAGGAAAATAGCTCAGAACGCTGGGTTCTCGCTCTTAGGGGACGAGAGCAACTTCTCTAACACGGTCGTTGCAGGCGTTCCACCCATATCTCCAGGCTCGATGATTAAAGAGCTCTCTAGGAGAGGGATAGAAATATCTGGAGGGATGGGTGAGCTAAAAGATAAGATAATTAGAATAGGAACCCTTGGAATGATAGACGATAGAGCTGTATTAAGGTTAAGATACGCACTATCAGATATTCTTAAGATAGATTTGACCGAGCAACCTCCGGAAGAGTGCAAGCTTCCCGAATCTATCATTCAGGAAATGGACTGGGATAACTAA
- the gcvPB gene encoding aminomethyl-transferring glycine dehydrogenase subunit GcvPB — protein MWRQAYWNEPLITEYKGRGRQGFLIPKEEIEIEINVPEKVKREDGPNLPELSELEVVRHFIRLSQMSFGVDTGMMPLGSCTMKYNPKIEEESSKVGENTHPLQDEETVQGNLEAIYEMQRWLAEVTGMDECSLQVPAGSAGELAGVLMARKYHRDMSRKRNEMLVADTAHGTNPASAAMAGFTVIYVKSNSEGLVDLDVLKETVTERVAGFMLTNPNTMGLFEENIKEIAKLIHSIDGILYYDGANLNGILGIVRPGDMGFDIVHLNLHKTFGVPHGGGGPGAGAVCAKGKMAKYLPYPIVTKNGKYELIKPERSIGKISVFHGNFGNLMRSYAYVLGLGSEGISMIGRMSSLATNYLISKLKGVRGFELIAPHRFRKHEVVFSVKKLANETGVTAFDVAKALLDRGFYAPTIYFPPNVEEALMIEPTETETVETLDQFAQALKEISETAYKNPATITSSPINTSVGRLDQVKANHPSSLTPTYRVYRAKADMKEDINIER, from the coding sequence ATGTGGAGGCAAGCTTATTGGAACGAACCTTTAATTACAGAATACAAAGGGAGAGGAAGGCAAGGCTTCCTCATACCAAAAGAAGAGATAGAGATAGAGATCAACGTACCCGAAAAGGTAAAAAGAGAGGACGGTCCGAACTTACCTGAACTTAGCGAGTTAGAGGTCGTAAGGCATTTCATAAGGCTATCACAGATGAGCTTCGGTGTAGACACGGGCATGATGCCATTGGGCTCGTGTACCATGAAATACAATCCAAAAATAGAGGAAGAGAGCTCGAAAGTGGGAGAGAACACACACCCTCTTCAGGACGAGGAAACTGTACAGGGGAACCTTGAAGCCATATACGAAATGCAAAGGTGGTTAGCTGAGGTAACGGGAATGGACGAATGTAGCCTTCAGGTGCCTGCTGGATCTGCCGGAGAGCTGGCTGGAGTCCTAATGGCCAGGAAGTATCACCGTGATATGAGCAGAAAGAGGAATGAAATGCTTGTAGCCGACACGGCCCACGGAACCAATCCTGCTAGCGCAGCCATGGCCGGGTTCACCGTCATTTACGTTAAGTCTAACTCTGAGGGGTTAGTAGATCTAGATGTACTGAAGGAGACTGTAACAGAAAGGGTAGCCGGTTTCATGCTTACCAACCCTAACACAATGGGCCTATTTGAGGAGAACATTAAGGAAATAGCTAAACTAATTCACTCGATAGACGGTATACTCTACTACGATGGAGCGAATCTAAACGGAATCTTGGGGATAGTGAGACCTGGTGACATGGGATTTGATATAGTTCACTTGAACCTACATAAGACCTTTGGAGTTCCACATGGCGGAGGAGGGCCTGGAGCGGGAGCCGTGTGCGCTAAAGGTAAAATGGCCAAATATCTTCCCTATCCAATCGTAACAAAGAACGGGAAGTACGAGCTAATTAAACCTGAGAGAAGTATAGGGAAGATCTCCGTATTTCACGGTAACTTTGGAAACTTGATGAGGTCTTACGCTTACGTTTTAGGTCTGGGGAGCGAGGGGATATCTATGATTGGTAGAATGAGCAGTCTAGCAACAAACTACTTAATTTCTAAGCTGAAGGGAGTCAGAGGGTTCGAGTTAATAGCTCCTCATAGGTTCAGGAAACATGAGGTAGTGTTTAGCGTTAAGAAATTGGCTAATGAAACAGGAGTAACGGCGTTTGACGTTGCCAAGGCGCTACTTGATAGAGGATTTTACGCCCCAACTATCTATTTTCCGCCTAACGTTGAGGAGGCACTAATGATAGAACCCACTGAGACCGAAACCGTCGAGACATTAGATCAGTTTGCACAGGCTCTAAAGGAAATATCTGAGACTGCCTACAAGAATCCGGCAACCATCACTTCCTCTCCTATCAACACTTCCGTAGGAAGGTTAGATCAAGTTAAAGCCAACCACCCTAGCTCTTTGACGCCTACCTATAGGGTTTATCGTGCAAAGGCCGATATGAAAGAAGATATTAATATAGAAAGGTAA
- the cdvB gene encoding cell division protein CdvB, whose protein sequence is MKLSLHFSLNPWKKDERASLSMKITEISIKLKDQQDKLDEAMRKLEERDKDLFDKAVRSQANGEHARATIYAQEISDIRKIMKIVYTARLAIEKVRIKLETIHDLQGISLVLGPIGRTLENLKEQIRGIAPEVAISLDSIISSVNSIAVETGTTVTDRSVVPTIDDEARKILDDARKTAESKISERMPKLDFPHPPTNITLPHPPATEPKVVKRKIGEEELLDMIKNNGGIIDVYLVSETYGVEKDEVMNVLNSLARKGLIQITG, encoded by the coding sequence ATGAAGTTAAGCTTACATTTTAGCCTTAATCCCTGGAAAAAAGATGAAAGGGCTTCTCTTTCTATGAAAATAACCGAAATTTCAATAAAGTTGAAAGATCAGCAGGACAAACTGGACGAGGCCATGAGGAAACTAGAGGAACGAGATAAGGATCTGTTTGACAAAGCAGTGAGATCTCAAGCTAACGGTGAGCACGCCAGGGCCACAATCTATGCTCAAGAAATTTCAGATATAAGAAAAATAATGAAAATAGTTTACACGGCGAGGCTAGCTATAGAGAAGGTTAGAATTAAACTGGAAACCATTCACGACTTGCAGGGAATATCTTTAGTGCTAGGCCCTATAGGGAGGACTTTGGAGAATCTGAAGGAGCAGATCAGAGGAATAGCCCCTGAAGTTGCAATATCTCTTGACTCTATAATAAGTAGTGTGAACAGTATTGCTGTTGAGACCGGAACAACAGTAACTGATAGGAGTGTAGTCCCGACTATAGATGACGAAGCTAGAAAAATACTTGACGATGCTAGAAAAACTGCAGAATCCAAGATAAGTGAGAGGATGCCAAAGCTGGACTTTCCGCATCCACCAACCAACATTACGCTTCCTCATCCACCCGCTACAGAACCAAAGGTGGTAAAGCGGAAGATAGGAGAGGAGGAGCTGCTCGACATGATCAAGAATAACGGAGGGATCATTGACGTATATCTGGTATCTGAGACTTACGGTGTGGAAAAAGATGAGGTTATGAACGTACTGAATAGTTTGGCTAGAAAAGGACTGATCCAAATTACCGGGTGA
- the eno gene encoding phosphopyruvate hydratase: protein MMNGFSIARIRGFEIIDSRGNPTVRAKVTLESGISASGDAPAGASKGEREAVELRGPDGSVKAAIDSINFYISPTLAGLDSRDQAKIDRTMIELDGTENKARLGANATTATSIAVAKAGSYSMGMEPFMYIGGSRYHILPVPLLNVINGGLHAGNMLKIQEFLIIPVKFDTFKDALMASIKVYKTLKALVTEKYGKIYTSLGDEGGISPPLSVTEDALTLLYTAIKNADMEGRIFMGIDSAASNFYNPQKGTYLIDEGEKSPEQMIDFYTDIVNRYPIIYLEDPFDENDFQHFSTLQSKLKNAVVVGDDIYTTNVKYLKRGIESNSTKGVIVKINQIGTLTETIEFFDLARRNSIKTIISHRSGETEDWFISDLAVALNSDFIKTGAPSRGERTSKYNRLLEIENNYGIEYGGSKLLLR, encoded by the coding sequence ATGATGAACGGTTTTTCTATAGCTCGGATAAGAGGCTTTGAAATAATAGATTCTAGAGGAAACCCGACTGTGAGGGCGAAGGTAACGCTGGAATCTGGGATAAGCGCTTCTGGTGACGCACCTGCAGGAGCCTCCAAAGGGGAGAGAGAGGCTGTAGAACTTAGAGGACCTGACGGATCTGTCAAGGCTGCCATCGATTCTATCAACTTCTACATCTCCCCAACGTTAGCGGGATTGGACTCGAGAGACCAGGCAAAGATTGATAGGACAATGATAGAATTAGACGGTACTGAAAACAAGGCTAGACTTGGAGCGAACGCCACGACCGCCACATCAATAGCCGTAGCTAAGGCGGGGTCGTACTCCATGGGAATGGAACCGTTTATGTATATAGGAGGATCTAGATATCACATTTTACCTGTTCCTTTGTTAAACGTGATTAACGGTGGATTACACGCCGGTAATATGCTCAAGATCCAAGAGTTCCTTATAATACCAGTTAAGTTCGATACTTTTAAGGACGCGTTGATGGCTTCAATCAAGGTATATAAAACCCTAAAAGCGCTAGTGACGGAAAAATACGGGAAGATTTACACATCCTTAGGAGATGAGGGTGGAATATCACCGCCCTTAAGTGTGACAGAGGACGCTTTAACCCTTTTGTACACTGCCATAAAAAACGCTGATATGGAGGGGAGAATATTTATGGGAATTGATAGCGCTGCATCTAACTTCTATAATCCTCAGAAAGGAACTTACCTGATAGATGAGGGAGAGAAGTCACCTGAGCAGATGATAGACTTTTACACAGATATAGTTAACCGATATCCTATAATTTATCTGGAGGATCCTTTCGACGAAAACGATTTTCAACACTTCTCTACACTTCAGAGTAAACTGAAAAACGCTGTGGTTGTTGGAGATGATATTTACACCACCAATGTTAAGTACCTTAAGAGGGGAATAGAGTCCAACTCCACTAAGGGAGTCATAGTTAAGATCAATCAGATAGGCACTCTTACTGAGACCATAGAGTTCTTCGATTTAGCTAGGAGAAACTCAATTAAGACTATAATAAGTCACCGAAGCGGAGAGACCGAAGACTGGTTCATTTCAGATCTGGCAGTGGCTCTCAACAGCGATTTCATAAAGACTGGAGCCCCTTCAAGAGGGGAGAGGACATCAAAATATAATAGATTACTTGAAATTGAAAATAATTATGGCATAGAGTACGGCGGCAGTAAGCTACTGTTACGGTAG